The window ATTCCCAAAGTGGGAATTTATGCGCGGATCTTTTTTACGATGTCAGCTGTGTTTAGTATGACATTGACTGCCTTAGGGTATCTATTACTAGCGCAAGTGACCCAATTTGTCCAATTACAAAATGCGGAACTCACACTTGTTCTCATGGCAGTTTTTATCACCGTCAATATATTTGTCCTGACTTCCTTATTTGTCAAAGCAATGAAATTTAACACCATCCAAATGACCAATCGGTATAAGGCATTGGCCAGTGGGGATTTGCGTGAATCAGTCCCTATCATATCTTCTGATGAACTAGGACATGGTTCTATATCTCTAAATTCCTTTATTGATAGTATCCGTAAAATCACTTCGGTTGTGATAGAAGAATCGGACAGAGTGAATGCGGATTCGAAAGTGATTGCCACTCAAACGCAAGGGTTAACACAAGCGATGATGGAACAAGCCTCCTCTTCGGAAGAAATGTCTGCGGGTGTAGAAGAAATGTCAGCTAGCATTCGTTCTACGGCTTTTGGAGCCAAAAAACAAAATGATATCACAAAGGAAGCAAAAGACTTAGTTTTAGGAATGGAATCCTCGATTGTTTCTGTTCATGACATCATGAATTTAACAGAATCAGAAACCAAACAAATGGAAGAAGAAACAAAATTGGGTCAAACGGCATTACAATCGACACTTGACGCAATGTCTGAAATTGAATCAAGTGTTGACCATACATCAAACGTCATACAAGTGATAGGTGAAATTTCCGATAAAATTGGACTTCTGTCTCTCAATGCATCGATTGAAGCGGCAAGGGCAGGGGATGCAGGGCGTGGTTTTGCGGTGGTTGCCAGTGAAATTTCCAAATTGGGAGAACAAACTCTCTCCAATACAAAACGAATTTTAGAAGCAGTTTCCAAGGCATCAAGCTCAACCAAATCGGGCAGGTTGGCCGTCTCCAATACAGAAAAAACCTTCACTCAAATCGGAATGTCTGTACACACCACAATCGATCTCATCAAACAGTCTAGTGATATGACGAAAAAACAATTGGAACTCGTGAAACATGTAAAGGAGAGTTTTGAAAAGTTAACCATATCTGCAATGGAGATTGAACACAATACGAGTGAACAAGCAAGCACCTCAGAAGAACTGGCAAAGAGTATCGCAACCATTACGGAAGGGACAGAATACTTAAATCAATTTGTCAATGATATCGATAAACTTTGTGCCGCTTTGTCTGCAAAAGCATCGAACTTAAGAAAGACGATTGATTTTTTTAAGATTTAGAAGACATGACTAAAATTGACAAAAACTTGTTCGTCTTCTCTCGATTTTGCGTAATCGATCATAATGATGGTGGCTTGGTTCCAAGCAATCCGTAGACCAATCCCTCGAGAATAAAAATAGTTCTTTAAGTTAATTTTATGTTCATCGTCCCAAACTCGACCATAATCAAAAAATGGTACAATATTGAAGGCGAAAAATTCCGATCCAATTTTTGCTTCTGCAAATTTCCATCGGATTTCCGAATTGCCCCATCCCATGGCACGGCCTACAAAACGATCTTGTTTGTATCCCCGTAGAGTTCTAAGTCCACCAAGTCCTCCAACAAGTCCTTCTGTTCCCCACATATTTCGATATTCAAAAAATGGGGATTCACCTTCCGTCACTCCGAGTCCAAAACGATTGGCAATCACTAATTTATCAACTAACTTTGGAAAGGGGCTCCAAAACAATTTAGTTTGTGCAAAGTATTTTTGAAACTGATAGTTTGAACCCATGGCTTTGTCATGTTTTTCATAGGTGACCTCAGCAAAAATTCCGGAATTGGGGTCAGGTTCAAAGTCCCTTGTATCATAAACGATCCCAAGCCGTACTGCGTTTACATAGCCACCTTGGTAACCTATGATTTTTTTTGCTTCATGGTCTTCTGTTAATCGTGTTTTTCCATTGGGAACATCTGCTGTCAATTGGTCAAAAGTTGGATCCACACCTCTCACCATCTTTCCATCATAGGTTCGAATGATATTGTTCGAAAATTTCAAACCAGAAACGAGTCTAACTGTTCCGCCAACAAATGATCTTTCTGCGCTCACAGTTGCCATTGGAGTTTCAATCGTATATCGATTGTACATTTTGTCTGTCACCACATAACCGGGAGTTTGTGGAATTCCAGACAATGTTTTTCCACCGATTTGGAATGGATCAGAACTTGTGCCAGGTCTGTAGAATGTGAGATTTGTTTCTTGGTCAATAAAACTGGCATTCCTTACTTGTCGATTGAATGGTTGGTTTCGATCTAAGTAGGAAAGAGGATTCATGCTCGATTCACCAATTCCAAAATACAAAGTTGTGGGTGTAATGGTGAGAAATGCATCAGCCCTAATTCTCCATTCGGTATCCTTTATAAACGGCATATCCAAACTGATTTGGTGGTACTGCGCATTTTTATTCGTATTAAAATACTGAGCAAAGAGTCGCATTCGGTAAGGCGTATAATAAAACAAAGGATCTGTTTTGGGACCGTTATTGTAGATATAGGCTCTTGCGCCGTAACCAATCCCTTCATTGGGATCCGAATTGATGAGTGGTAATCCCGTTGGGTACCAACCGTCATTTTTGTCTTCAATGTCCTTCTTACAAAGTTGTTTGGACACGTCCATGGGAAAGGGAAGGTTTTTCGGAGGAGGGTCCTTGATACAGCCAGGTTCGGGAATGGCTTCCTGTCCATAGAGGTTTCCCAAAAGAACCACCGTGGAAATCACAAAAACCGCCATCAGTCGTTTTACCATACGATTCTCCCTTTATATCTCATAAGAGGAGGAAACTGGACGATTTGCACCCTCTGTCAATGAAAAAAGTGAGCACTCACTCAATTTTTGGACTCTTTTTTTTAAGGAAGCTGGGTTTGTGGGACTCGTGGGGGAGAAGGAAGACTGAAAAAAAACGATTCAATTTGCTCCCAATGATTTTTTGGGATCATTTTTGGCATATTGATTAATTCTAAGATATTAAAAAGGGTTACCTTGATGAATCGAAGAGTGAGTATTATGATGTAACAAATATACATGTAAATATTATAATATAAAAATATTAGAATATAATAATATAAATACATTTTT of the Leptospira biflexa serovar Patoc strain 'Patoc 1 (Paris)' genome contains:
- the omp85 gene encoding Omp85 family outer membrane protein produces the protein MVKRLMAVFVISTVVLLGNLYGQEAIPEPGCIKDPPPKNLPFPMDVSKQLCKKDIEDKNDGWYPTGLPLINSDPNEGIGYGARAYIYNNGPKTDPLFYYTPYRMRLFAQYFNTNKNAQYHQISLDMPFIKDTEWRIRADAFLTITPTTLYFGIGESSMNPLSYLDRNQPFNRQVRNASFIDQETNLTFYRPGTSSDPFQIGGKTLSGIPQTPGYVVTDKMYNRYTIETPMATVSAERSFVGGTVRLVSGLKFSNNIIRTYDGKMVRGVDPTFDQLTADVPNGKTRLTEDHEAKKIIGYQGGYVNAVRLGIVYDTRDFEPDPNSGIFAEVTYEKHDKAMGSNYQFQKYFAQTKLFWSPFPKLVDKLVIANRFGLGVTEGESPFFEYRNMWGTEGLVGGLGGLRTLRGYKQDRFVGRAMGWGNSEIRWKFAEAKIGSEFFAFNIVPFFDYGRVWDDEHKINLKNYFYSRGIGLRIAWNQATIIMIDYAKSREDEQVFVNFSHVF
- a CDS encoding methyl-accepting chemotaxis protein, giving the protein MNEAKIKSLCWRLTLGLELLTAVLAVPTAVLFIIIAGVYSFDKSLLVILGATIALVTSYILPAIRFIRFKTLLSKTIPESFQKLSLEEKQKIKLRLLEFPKSNLGYFLIQWTFGIPFAAFVTFRFFTPTIVEALPYAILPLLIYPVLGVSHFFLTELMVSEVLITPALKDLTLKEETIPKVGIYARIFFTMSAVFSMTLTALGYLLLAQVTQFVQLQNAELTLVLMAVFITVNIFVLTSLFVKAMKFNTIQMTNRYKALASGDLRESVPIISSDELGHGSISLNSFIDSIRKITSVVIEESDRVNADSKVIATQTQGLTQAMMEQASSSEEMSAGVEEMSASIRSTAFGAKKQNDITKEAKDLVLGMESSIVSVHDIMNLTESETKQMEEETKLGQTALQSTLDAMSEIESSVDHTSNVIQVIGEISDKIGLLSLNASIEAARAGDAGRGFAVVASEISKLGEQTLSNTKRILEAVSKASSSTKSGRLAVSNTEKTFTQIGMSVHTTIDLIKQSSDMTKKQLELVKHVKESFEKLTISAMEIEHNTSEQASTSEELAKSIATITEGTEYLNQFVNDIDKLCAALSAKASNLRKTIDFFKI